A window of the Schlesneria paludicola DSM 18645 genome harbors these coding sequences:
- a CDS encoding FHA domain-containing serine/threonine-protein kinase, whose amino-acid sequence MQLTQSGLIPPREVRALARSLSSEGMVTDAAAARKLVEQGHLTRFQADRLLEGRARGFFFDQYKLLDLVGVGGMGWVYRASNTETGEIYALKILLEQFKNDRGMIVRFEQEARAGLKLQHENILRTDGFGSAGGLPYVVMEFVQGPSLLELLRMRERSRLPWEQACDVIRQAAKAVHHVHQVGFVHRDIKPQNLLIDHSGHVKLLDFGLAMFRDGEKGDEFSMAMIFGHECVGTAAFMAPEQVADSLNADARSDVYSLGCTMFAILTGDTPFPYADTKEVVRAHQSQIPRNVCDIVPSIPQGVGEIVAKMLAKNPDDRFATADDVVNALSIWAKTSPVEFDFDKVLAERNKCARDKLAEFQRRQRSSSSAANSTAKPATVSSVATSASGTVSATGLEKRSPMLNSSIVRRDPFGFEHPPAIVLRPGGTDIKTDTFSTKALKSGKALLPLSGGGLVPLVKDRFVIGRAPGCDMQVQDASVSSRHCELQFDGSQWSLVDLKSRNGVRVNGDVVKSHLLQPGDMILLGASLRLRFTDLHGDARNAASRRYRSYLLAMSVALAVATLAATAWMVWGSGGV is encoded by the coding sequence ATGCAACTCACGCAAAGTGGATTGATTCCGCCCCGTGAAGTGCGGGCTCTCGCGCGCTCGTTGTCCTCGGAAGGGATGGTGACGGATGCGGCGGCGGCACGGAAACTTGTTGAACAGGGCCATTTGACGCGGTTTCAGGCCGATCGGCTGTTGGAAGGCCGCGCACGCGGTTTCTTTTTCGATCAGTATAAGTTGCTCGACCTTGTCGGTGTCGGCGGGATGGGCTGGGTTTATCGGGCCTCCAATACCGAAACCGGTGAAATCTACGCACTGAAAATCTTGCTTGAGCAGTTCAAGAATGATCGCGGCATGATCGTTCGCTTCGAGCAGGAAGCCCGCGCGGGGCTGAAGCTCCAGCACGAGAATATCCTTCGTACAGATGGGTTTGGGTCGGCCGGCGGGCTGCCTTATGTCGTGATGGAGTTCGTTCAAGGGCCCAGCCTGCTTGAGCTACTGCGCATGCGTGAAAGAAGCCGGTTGCCGTGGGAGCAAGCGTGTGACGTCATTCGTCAGGCTGCAAAGGCCGTCCATCACGTGCATCAGGTCGGTTTTGTCCATCGTGACATCAAGCCACAGAATCTGCTGATCGATCATTCGGGGCACGTCAAGCTTCTCGACTTCGGGCTGGCGATGTTTCGTGATGGGGAAAAGGGCGATGAGTTCTCGATGGCCATGATTTTTGGCCACGAATGCGTCGGAACCGCCGCTTTCATGGCGCCCGAGCAAGTCGCCGACAGTTTGAATGCCGATGCTCGTTCCGATGTTTACAGCCTCGGATGTACGATGTTCGCAATTCTGACCGGTGATACGCCGTTTCCGTATGCGGATACGAAAGAGGTTGTGAGGGCCCATCAATCACAGATACCTCGGAATGTCTGTGACATTGTTCCCTCGATTCCTCAGGGCGTTGGCGAAATCGTAGCGAAGATGTTGGCCAAGAATCCAGACGATCGTTTTGCGACGGCGGACGACGTTGTGAACGCGTTGTCCATCTGGGCCAAAACTTCGCCGGTGGAATTCGACTTCGATAAGGTCCTTGCCGAACGAAATAAATGCGCCCGCGACAAGCTGGCCGAGTTTCAGCGGCGACAGCGTAGTTCGTCAAGTGCTGCAAACTCGACCGCCAAGCCAGCCACTGTCAGTTCAGTTGCGACGTCTGCCAGCGGCACGGTTTCGGCGACGGGACTCGAAAAGCGATCCCCGATGCTGAATTCGTCGATCGTCCGACGTGACCCGTTTGGGTTCGAGCATCCACCTGCAATCGTTCTGCGTCCGGGCGGGACCGACATCAAGACGGATACCTTTTCAACAAAAGCGTTGAAATCGGGCAAGGCACTTTTGCCGCTAAGTGGTGGTGGATTGGTTCCGCTTGTCAAAGACCGATTCGTAATCGGACGAGCTCCAGGATGTGACATGCAGGTCCAGGACGCATCGGTTTCCAGCCGCCATTGCGAATTGCAATTCGATGGGAGCCAATGGTCGCTTGTCGATCTCAAGAGTCGCAATGGGGTGCGCGTGAATGGCGACGTCGTGAAGAGTCACCTGCTGCAGCCTGGCGACATGATTCTACTTGGTGCGTCGCTACGTCTTCGCTTTACGGACCTGCACGGAGATGCCCGGAATGCGGCGTCCCGCCGATATCGCAGCTATCTTCTCGCCATGTCCGTGGCTTTGGCTGTGGCAACCCTGGCGGCCACCGCATGGATGGTTTGGGGTTCGGGCGGGGTCTGA
- a CDS encoding sialidase family protein, with the protein MKSSRLLFIAILTWVSVPLSAPHLLAQAIDQTKSPAPAIQHANVYSVAQKFGGWPANHGIWSWGNEILVGFSAGTTKDLGPTKHNIDREQPEEHLLARSLDGGQTWAIENPAAKGALIPVGKTLHGVTPPGLKERTWQDCPGEIDFTNPNFVMALRMTDHHVGPSRFYYSLDRGKNWLGPYRLTVNDPDGKPLFVAARTNYIVNGPHDCLAFLTAGKTNREEGRVFCARTTDGAKTWQFVGWIGDEPQGYAIMPSATRLGPSELLCSVRCRDSKKAWIDSYRSADDGKTWKLDSTPVPDAGEGNPPAMIRLADGRVCLTYGVRAEPYEMRARLSSDGGRSWHKEIVLRGKGGGRDIGYPATVQRPDGKIVTIYYFHDQPASDRYIAATIWDPGQDAK; encoded by the coding sequence ATGAAGTCTTCACGCCTGCTTTTCATCGCAATTTTGACCTGGGTTTCAGTCCCCCTTTCCGCACCGCACTTATTGGCTCAAGCGATTGATCAAACGAAATCCCCCGCTCCGGCGATCCAGCACGCAAATGTTTACTCCGTCGCTCAGAAGTTTGGTGGCTGGCCCGCGAATCATGGGATTTGGAGTTGGGGAAATGAGATCCTTGTTGGATTCTCGGCCGGGACCACTAAGGATCTAGGTCCGACCAAACACAACATCGATCGTGAACAACCGGAAGAACACCTGCTCGCACGCAGTCTCGACGGCGGCCAAACTTGGGCCATCGAAAATCCTGCTGCCAAAGGAGCTCTCATTCCTGTCGGTAAGACGCTCCACGGCGTCACGCCACCGGGACTCAAAGAAAGAACATGGCAAGACTGCCCTGGCGAAATTGACTTTACAAATCCCAATTTCGTGATGGCATTGCGTATGACAGACCATCACGTCGGTCCGTCACGATTCTATTATTCGTTGGATCGCGGCAAGAACTGGCTGGGCCCCTATCGCCTGACGGTCAATGACCCAGACGGCAAGCCCCTGTTCGTCGCCGCCAGAACCAACTACATCGTCAACGGCCCTCACGATTGCCTGGCCTTCCTGACCGCCGGAAAGACCAATCGTGAAGAAGGACGTGTCTTCTGTGCACGGACAACAGACGGCGCCAAGACATGGCAATTCGTCGGCTGGATCGGTGACGAGCCACAAGGCTATGCCATCATGCCGTCGGCGACTCGACTTGGCCCCAGCGAACTCCTCTGTTCCGTTCGCTGCCGTGATTCGAAGAAGGCCTGGATCGACTCTTACCGTTCGGCCGATGACGGCAAGACCTGGAAACTTGATTCGACTCCGGTTCCCGATGCAGGTGAGGGAAACCCTCCTGCCATGATCCGACTCGCGGACGGACGTGTTTGCTTGACCTACGGCGTGCGGGCCGAACCCTATGAGATGCGGGCTCGACTCAGCAGCGATGGTGGCCGAAGCTGGCACAAGGAAATTGTCCTCCGTGGAAAAGGAGGAGGACGCGATATCGGATATCCTGCAACGGTCCAGCGCCCCGACGGAAAAATTGTCACGATCTATTACTTCCACGATCAACCTGCGAGCGACCGATACATCGCCGCGACGATCTGGGATCCGGGTCAGGACGCGAAATAG